The sequence aaggatatgTGAAAAGTGGATAAtcaggtttatttttaagttgtggTAAATTACATATAGCATAAAATTTACTgtctttaccatttttaaaagatttatttatttgagagagaaagagcatgtgtgagcaggggaaggagcagaaggggagggagagagaatcttaagcagattctgtgttGAGCGTGGAGCTTGACGGGGGGCTTGATTtaatgaccctgagctcatgacctgagctgaaaccgagagtcagtgCTTAACTGAGGGACCCATGTAGGTGGTCCTatctttaccatttttaagtgttacagctcagtagtgttaagtatctTTGTACTGTTATACAAccaatttccagaactttttGCAAAACTtgttgcaaaactgaaactctatattCATTAAACAACTACCCATTTTCCCTTCCGCCAGTCCTTGGCAACCACCGTTCTATCACTTGCCTTTTTGTGACAGGTGCATTTCACTTAACAGCATATCCTCAAAGTTTATCTATGTTGTAGTatgtgtcagaattcccttcctttttaaggctgagtaatattccatgtatgtatagaccacattttgtttacccatttgcTATCAGTGGATACCTGGATTGCTTCCACCTCctggctattctgaataatgctgctatgaacatgctATGAATATGAATATCTTTTCCAAAActagttttcagttctttttgatATATGCTCAGAAATGAAATTGCTTAATCCTACGgtaattttaaatcatttgagGAAGTaccacactattttccagagtagaCGCACTATTTGACATTCCCACCTAGAGTGCACAAAGTTTCCAATTTCTGCACATCTTTgccaaaaattattattttcttttttaagtaatagcCATCTAAAGGGTTAGAGGTGATGACTCACTGTGAGTTTGgcttacatttccctaatgattagcaatattgagcatcttttcatatgcttgttggccatttgtgtgtttCTTTGGGGAAGTATCTATTTCAAAATGGAGCTGCCCATTTCCAATCaaattatatgttcttttttgttgttgatgaagTAAGATTTTTAGAAGTGGTTTgcacacgtatgtgtgtgtgcctatgtTTTAAATACAATGTTATGTTGATTGCTTGCTAAAGTTTTCATATAAGAAAGATTTAAActgttttaaaggttttctttccctccaaTGCCAAACAGTCATTGCAACACTGATTTAGAAATGGTCAAAAAAGTGGTCAGAGTCCATTCACATTTCAGCTTTTATCCAcctttaattttacttaaatgtgGACCTATATTTAAATTAGTGTCTATTGTTGTCATGCATTCTaattatttcactcatttttttgtgtgtgactaaATATGCAATATATCATAATTTCAATGGTTGAgtgatattcattcattcattctttcattcaatgaATTTACACTGGATTCTTACTATGTCACTGGGTGATGTCCTGAGAACATGACAGTGAATAAGACAGACAAGAAATCTGCTGAACAAGTATCAATATAAGTATGATGAAATCTGCCTGAAAACACCATCTAGGCTTTACCAGATACCATAGCATTACCCtcaaactgtttttttgtttgcctatttctttgttttacaaaacaaaaactctactATATGAAGGTGACATGAAGATTAGATAGTATCTGTGAAACGTTCATCATAGTGCCCGGAGAACAGGTCAtgctctataaatattaattaataggggtgcctgagtggctcagtgagttaaagcctctgccttcggctcaggtcccagggttctggggtcgagccccacgtaggactttctgcccagcaggaagcctgcttcccctccttctctctctctgcctgcctctctgcctacttgtgatctctgtctgtcaaataaataaatggaagtctttgaaaaaaataatattgattaATACTGTTCTTGGCAACACGGAGGAACAGAAATGTTTATAGGCAGAAAAGACTATTCCAAGTTCAGCGAGATAAATGAAAGGAGAGTGATCTGGCACAGAGAGGGAATAGTGAGGGGTGCTTCTGGGCCACCCCTCCTCACTATGTTCAACGAGACAAAATTGTCcattagaggaagaagaaatctgTCTCCAGATGCATGCTATGCCCCATGGGTTCCTTATCCAGAAACAAGGCAGGAGGATAACATTAGTTGTAGAGTTATTTCTAGGGCCCCAGGGGTTACAGAGATAACAAGCATAGAAAATcttattaggaaaacaaaatagaacactTTCAAGGAagcattttctattatttaaaaggaggaaatataTGGATAatgttgagaaataaatttccaaaatccattttaaaaaacccataatttattccagagaaataaatactACATTGTGGAACACTCTTTTCAGGGAACTTTTCACTTCTCTGTTTCTTAAGGAATATATTAATGAGTTCAGCATGGGTGAgacaatattatttaatatctgcATCACGGCATCAAGCAAGGGGTTGGGTGTGGGGTGCAGATAGATGATGATTACAGGACCGTAGGCACAGAGGATTGCCGTGAGGTGGGCACTGCAGGTGGAGAAAGCTTTCCACCTGCCCTCTGTCGATCGGATTCTCAGAATGGCAATCCCAATGTAAGTGTAGGAGACACAGACACTGAACCAAAGCACTGAAGCCAGAAAGGCAACATTAGTGGAGCCCACTCTCCGGGCCAGGGAACTGTCAGCACAGGCCAGGGGTAAGACAGCAGGAATGTCACAGAAGAAGTAGTCCACCCGGCTGAAGTCACAGTATGTTAACTGAAAGGTGAAGGAGGTCAGGATGGTGGCATGGAGACAACCCACCAACCAGGCTGCCACAACCAAACCCACACAGACCCCAGGTCTCATGATAAGCATGTACCTCAGTGGATAACAGATGGCCACGAAGCGGTCATACGCCATCACAGAATAGAGGCATCCTTCAGCAGACCCAAGGAAATGGTAGAAGAAGAGCTGAGCAGCACAGCCCTCATAAGAAATGGTGTGGCTTTGGCCGGAGAGGTAGAATAGCATCTTGGGACAGGTTACAGATGGGAACAGCATGTCAAAAATAGATAGAAGTcccaggaagaaatacatgggggtgtgaagggtagaggaagagacaACTGCTATAAGGATGAGTGAATTTCCAAGCAGGGTGAAGaggtaaataaatgagaagatgaCAAACAGCACAGTCTCCAGTCCCTTTGTCTGAGGTATTCCCAGGAGAATAAACTCATGGAGCTCTGTGTGATTCCTCATGTTCCTGGAGCACACAAGATGGTGAAAGCATGGCTGCAGAAGCTGACTCGTGGCAGACACAATACCAACACATTCATCACCAccaatatttttttacattttttttaaagattttattttatttatttgacagagagagatcacaagtaggcagagaggcagagagagagaggaggaagcaggctccctgctgagcatagagcccgatgc comes from Mustela erminea isolate mMusErm1 chromosome 9, mMusErm1.Pri, whole genome shotgun sequence and encodes:
- the LOC116600348 gene encoding olfactory receptor 148-like gives rise to the protein MRNHTELHEFILLGIPQTKGLETVLFVIFSFIYLFTLLGNSLILIAVVSSSTLHTPMYFFLGLLSIFDMLFPSVTCPKMLFYLSGQSHTISYEGCAAQLFFYHFLGSAEGCLYSVMAYDRFVAICYPLRYMLIMRPGVCVGLVVAAWLVGCLHATILTSFTFQLTYCDFSRVDYFFCDIPAVLPLACADSSLARRVGSTNVAFLASVLWFSVCVSYTYIGIAILRIRSTEGRWKAFSTCSAHLTAILCAYGPVIIIYLHPTPNPLLDAVMQILNNIVSPMLNSLIYSLRNREVKSSLKRVFHNVVFISLE